The Coturnix japonica isolate 7356 chromosome 2 unlocalized genomic scaffold, Coturnix japonica 2.1 chr2random1719, whole genome shotgun sequence DNA segment CTCAGCCTGTGTAGCCACTGCTAACAATGTGGGATCTCTTTTAGTGAACTTGTTTCTCACTGTGAACTTGCTACTAGTGAGTGGGGAATACACTACACAATTTCTTGTCTTTAAGTATATGGGGTGTTTATGTGTCAGTTAGGTACATTAAGGTGATCTGAGTTCAGTCCTACCTTGGACTTACTGTAGCTTCTTACTTTAGAAAGTCCTTCATCTCAATATTGGAAAGAAGTGgctgaagaaaggaggaaggctCTGTATGAAGTgcttcaagaaaatgaaaaggtagCTAGTGAAAGCAACTACCTTTTGTACCGCTGGCTGTTGTTCCTCTGTTTTAACACTTTGTTTCCTTGAATTCAGTTGCACAAAGAGATTGAACAAAAAGATGGTGAAATTGCCCGcctgaaggaggaaaatgaggagCTCATGGCACTGGCTGAACATGTGAATTATTTGACGAGCATGATTGAGGTACAGTATTTAGGAAATATGTTCTCCAAAAGAAACGTTCAACCCGTTGTCTTATAAGAACAGGCTGTGTATGTTAGAGATAGTGATATGCAAAGGAAGAGTTCATTTGCACTTCACTGGGATGACTTAATTTTGCCACTTTGTGGCCTAAGAAAAGCCTAATGTACAAAGTCTGTAAGGCTTGTAGACTTGTAACCTGTAAAATGGCTTGTTTGAATAAAACTGGTAGTACAGATGCTAATGTTGTCAGACTAAATTAGGAAGTATGCTGGATCAGCAGAAGGTCTCAACAAAGAACTGGGAACCAGAGCTTAGTTACAACCCTGCTATTTCAAGGGAGAGCGTGTCTGTTCCTCAAGCAATATAATTGTCACCTGCATGAGCTAAGGTTGATTCCATTAGCTGCTGAATAGTTTTTGGAAACCATGTTTTTGTGCTCTAAGTTACAGACCTACAGTAGATTAACTTTTGGAAGTAGCTGCTGTACTTTCTGAGAGAGTTCCTTGGGCACTGGTAGCCTTGCTGCTGAGTCTGGAAGCAGGAAAAACTTGCTTGTAGCAGCCCTGGAACTATAACAAATAAGCAGCCATG contains these protein-coding regions:
- the LOC107306795 gene encoding geminin-like, which produces MIQPSAKGCLVGRYNEKKSSVKRKLWTNKLTSSACKTEPPVDEEQENENTDDVIQAIDLIKKSPSSQYWKEVAEERRKALYEVLQENEKLHKEIEQKDGEIARLKEENEELMALAEHVNYLTSMIEVQYLGNMFSKRNVQPVVL